GCAGTTCACCAGCCCGATGCGCCGCCAGGCGCCGTTGCGCCGGTGCTCGGAGAGCAGGTCGATGAGCTGGTTGGTGGCCTCGATGGGGTCCGGGCTGATACCCAGCGCGCGGGCGAACACGTTGGCCGAACCGCCGGGGACCACGCCGATCGCCGGCGCGGAGCCGCCGTCCGCACCCGGGCCCACCTCGTCGAGGACACCGTTGACCACCTCGTTCACCGTGCCGTCGCCGCCGTGCACGATGATCACGTCCACTCCGTCGCGGGCGGCCCAGTGCCCGAGCTCGATGGCATGCCCGCGATGTGCGGTCTGGACCACGGTCAGCTTCACCCTGCTCTCCAGGGCGTGCGCCAGCAGGTCGCGGCCGGCCGGGGTCGTCGAGGTGGCGTTGGGGTTCACGATCAGCACGGCGCGCACGGGGTCCGAGCCTAGCGGGCGGATCCGGGCGCCGAGCCTCGCCGGACGGCGGGATCGGCCGCTGTCTACCCTCGAGGCGTGATCGTTCCCTCCCCGGCGACCGTGCGCCAGGCCGCGGTGCTGGTCGGTATCGAAGGCGCCGCCGGCGTCCTGGCCGCGGTGGTCTATCTGATCAGCGGGTTCGGCGGCGCCACCGTGTCCGGGCTCAACAAGTTCGGTACCGCCGCCTGGTTCGCGGCCATGGCCGCCGGGGTGCTGGCCGCGGCCTGGGCGCTGTGGACGGGACGGCGCTGGGGCCGGGGCATCGCGGTGTTCGCGCAACTGCTGTTGCTGCCGGTGGCGTGGTATCTGGGCGTGGGCTCACACCAGTGGCTGTACGCCATTCCGGTCGCGGTGATCGCGTTGGTGACGCTGGGGCTGTTGTTCAGCCCGTCGACGCTGGAGTGGCTCGCCCAGGACCCCGGCGCTCAGGGCCCTTCAGACTCCGCCGCCAACGCCGACAACTGTTGGCCCGACACCCGGTAGGTGATCCACTCCGACTGCGGCCGGCCGCCGACCGAGTCGTACAGCGCGATCGCGTTGACGTTCCAGTCCAGCACCGCCCACGACAGGCGGCTGTATCCGTGGTCCACGCATTCGCGCGCCAGCGTGGCCAGCAGTCGGCGGGCCAGGCCACGCCGGCGGAACCGCGGCCGCACGAACAGGTCCTCCAGGTAGATCCCCGGGACACCGTCCCAGGTGGAGAAGGTGCGGAACCACAATGCGATGGCCGCCGCGGACCCGTCCACCTCGGCGATGTGGCCGAACAGCGTCGGGTCGTCGCCGAAAAGCGCGGTGTGCAATTGGCTTTCGGTGATCCGACACTCGTCGGCGGCGTGCTCGAACTCGGCGAGCTCGCGGATCATCGCGGCCAGCTCCGGCTCGTCGCCGGGCCGCACCCGTCGGATCAGCTCGGTCATGTAGGCACACCCATCGCGGTCAGGATAGTGGCGAACTTCGTTGTCGTCTCGGCGAGTTCGTCTTCCGGATCGGAGTCGGCGACGATACCGCCGCCGGAGTAGGCCAGTGCGCTGCGCCGGTCGGCGGACAGCTGCGCGCACCGGATGGACACCACCCAGCGGCCGTCGCCGCGCCGGTCGCACCAGCCCACCGCGCCGGCGTAGAAGCCGCGGTCGCCTTCCAGTTCGGCGATCAGCTCGGCCGCCGGCGCGGCCGGCACCCCGCCGACCGCCGGGGTGGGATGCATTCGCAGCGCCAAATCCAAAGCTGTAATCGACTTTTCGCGAAGCTGCGCGGTGATGGGGGTGTACAGGTGCCACACGGCGGCGGTCTTGTCCAGCCGGGGCTCGGGGGCGATCTGCAGCTCGCTGCACACCGGTTCGAGCGCCTCCCGAATCGCCTCGACCACCAGCCGGTGCTCGTGGCGGTTCTTGGCCGAGGCGGCCAGTCGCGCTCCACTGGCCGCGTCCGTCTCGGGATCGGCGTGCCGTGGCGCCGAACCGGCGAACGGTGCGCACAGGACACGGTCGCCGCGGCGGGCCACCAGCAGTTCCGGGCTGGCCCCGACCAGTGCCGTACCGGAGTAGGCCGCGCCGGCGGCGGTCAGGTCGGCCAGGAACGCGTTGGCGGTGGGGTCGGCGCCGGCCAGGCGGTGCAGCACGGTGCGCGCATCGAGGTGCCCGTCGGCGACCAGTCGCAACGTGCGTGCCAGCACCACCTTCTGCAACGCGTCATCGGGATCCCGCAGCCGGCGCAGGGCCCGGCTGATCCGGGCGCGGTGCTCGTCGGTTTCGGGCCGGGCCTCGGCGATCGTCACCTCCGGCAGCGGCCGCAGCGGCCAGGTCGGCAGCGCGTCGAGGAACCGGATGCTCTGGGGCCGGATCAGCGCCGCCGGCGCGGTGAGGTCGAATGGCAACGCGCCCACGATGATCGGTGCGCTGTGCGACGCCAGCGCGGCCTTGGCGTCGGCGACGACCGGGAAGGCCGTGTGGATACCGTCGGCGACCACGGCGCCGCCGTCGGTGGCCAGGATGAAGCTCGGTTCGCGGGTCATGACGCCAGGCAGGGGTGGCGATGCCCCGTCAGTCCCAGTGCGCTGATCTGGCGCACGCCGTGTTCGTGGCCGCACACCGCGATCGACGCGGCCACCATCGCGAACCGGATGCCCGCGCCGATGTGCAGGTCGATCCAACGGGTCGCCACCGCGCGGGAGAAGTGCCCGTGCCCGACGAACACCACGTCGCGGTCCGGAAGGTGTTCGAGGGCATAGCCGATGGCGCGGTCGGCTCGCTCGGCGACCTGGCTCGGGGATTCACCGCCCGGACAGCCGTGCGTCCAGACCAGCCAATCGGGCACCGCTCGGCGGATCTCCTCGGTGGTGCGGCCTTCGTAGTCGCCGTAGTCCCACTCGGCCAGCAGCGGCGAGGTCTCGTGCACCGGCAGGCCCGCGAGTTCGGCGGTGGTCAGCGCGCGTCGGCGCGGGCTGGACACCACGAACGGATCGCGCAGCTGCAGCACCGCCAGCGCCTGGCCGGCCAGCATGGCCTGGTCGCGACCGGTGTCGGTGAGGTCGAGCTCGGTGCGGCTGGTGTGCCGGCCGGACAACGACCATTGCGTCTCGCCGTGGCGAAGTAACAGCAGCCGATGGTGCTCGACACTCACGCTGGCGATTCTGCCGCACGGGTCGTCGCGATGTTCCCGACCGTGCCAGGATGAACCTGTGACGCGGGTACTTGCGGTCGCCAATCAAAAGGGTGGGGTCGCCAAGACGACGACGGTGGCGTCGCTGGGTGCGGCGATCCAGCAGGAGGGGCGACGGGTGCTGCTCGTCGACCTCGATCCGCAGGGCTGCCTGACGTTTTCGCTCGGACACGACCCCGACAAGCTGCCGGTGTCGGTGCACAAGGTGCTACTCGGCGAGGTGGAGCCGGACGTCGCGCTCGTCGAGACGTCCGAGGGGATGAGCCTGCTGCCGGCCAACATCGACCTCGCCGGGGCGGAGGCCATGCTGCTGATGCGCGCCGGCCGCGAGTATGCGCTCAAGCGGGCCCTGGCCAAGCTGGCCGACCGCTTCGACGTGGTGATCATCGACTGCCCGCCCTCACTGGGCGTGCTCACCCTCAACGGGCTGACCGCCGCCGACGACGTCATCGTGCCGCTGCAGTGCGAGACGCTGGCGCACCGCGGCGTGGGGCAGTTCCTGCGCACCATCAAGGACGTCCAGCAGATCACCAACAGCGAGCTGAAACTGCTCGGCGCCCTGCCGACGCTGTACGACCCGCGCACCACCCACAGCCGCGACGTGCTGCTCGACATCGCCGACCGGTACGGGCTTGCGGTGCTCGCGCCGCCCATCCCGCGCACCGTGCGGTTCGCCGAGGCCAGCGCGTCGGGTGCCTCGGTGCTGTCGGCGCGCAAGAACAAGGGCGCCGAAGCTTACCGGGAACTCGCCGCAGCGCTGCTGGCCTACTGGGAGCACGACAAGCCCCTGCCCACCTACAGCCCGGAGCTGTAGCGGCGGCTACGCCCCCAGCGCGACGATGCGGTCGCCACGCTGCTCCACGATGAGCTCACCGGCGACCGCGGGCACCACCGGGCCCGCGGTCGCGTCCCGCGGTACCGGGATGTGGCGCTCACCCGCGCCGCTTTCGGCGTCGAACACGTCGTATCCGCCGGTCACCGGGACCAGCAGCCGCCCGGCCATCGTCGCCCCGGGGCCGAGCGGTGCGTCCGCACCGGCGGGGGTGACCATGAACCGGTAGCGCAGGTCGTCGTCGAAGACCAGCACGTGGTCGCCGGTCCACCAGGTGATCAGATCGCCGGTGTAGGTGGCGGTGGACTGCGGCGCCGGTGGGCGGGGCAGCGGGACGCTGGCGGTCGTGGTGCCCTGCTCGTCGACGATGTGCACGGTCGGGCGGGGCGTCGGCACGTAGACGGCGGTGGTGGTGCCGGCCACCGCGATCACCTTCGCACCCGAATCCGCCCCGATCCCGGGCTGCGGCACCACCCGCACATTGGGCGTGTCCTCCTCGTCCGAGGGCCGCAGCAGCGTCAACCGCAGATCGGGTTCGTCCGGGCAGTCCGCGAGCACCGACACCGCCTCCGAACTGGCGGCCGCGGAGACGAACCGGCACAGCGGGGTGGCCGGCACGTCGGGTTTGAACGGCGCGTCGAGCGCACCGTAGCTGAGCATCCGCACCATGTCCGAGCGCCACAGCTCGAGCCGGTTCTCGCCGGCCGACAGCACCGCGGTGCCGTCCGAGGACAGCGTGACGTGTTTGTCGGCGTAGGAGGTGCGCGCCGGGCCCCGCCGGCCGGTGCGGGCGTCGATGGTGCTGACCTGGCCGCAGCCGCGCCGGTCCGGATACACCGCGACGGCGTACTGGTACACCCAGCTGACCCCGCAGAGCTCGCGGTCCCGGGCGTAGCTCCACGCCACCTCACCGGTGGCCGGGTCGCGGCCCTCGACCGTGCGGCCGTCGCCGGTGACCACCGCACCACCGACCACCACCGGCGTGGTGGTCTTCGGGCTGGCGGCGCGCCACAGCTCGCGCAGCGACGCGGGCACGTCCTCGGCCGACGGCAGGGTGGCGAGAGGAGCGGCGGCGGGCCGGCTGACGGTGGCGCGGGCGTCGCTGGTCCACCAGATGAACACCCCCACGACGACCACGACGACGCCGATCGCGATGGCCGCCACCACGTCGGCACGGGTGCGGCGTTCGGGTCTGACCATCGAGTGGCGGTTTAGCCGCCGGCGGCTGCTGCGGTGGCGGCACCGGCCTTCTCGGCCATGGCGCCGGACGCCGGGGTGCTCGAGCCGTTACCGCCGCCGGTGCTGTTCGCGGTGGGGGTGCCGGCCCCGGCGGTGGTGCGGCGGCGGCGCCGCCGGCGGCGCGGTGCGGAGCCGGGCTTTTCCTCGGCCGACTCCGGTGTCGGGGCCTGTTCGGCCGCCGGGGTCTCCGGATGGCTGCCGATCGGCTTGCCGCGCAGGGTGCGCCGACGGACCCGGGTACGGGTGCGGGTCGGCCGCTCTTCGGACCTGGCCGAAACGCGTTTGGCGTCCGGGCGGTGCGGCGGGCCGACCCGGCCCTTGGCGTCCTTGGGGATGTTGAGCTCTTCGTACAGGTGCGGGGACGTCGAGTAGGTCTCGGCGGGATCGGGGCAGCCCAGCCCGAGCGCCTTGTCGATCAGCGCCCACCGGGTCAGCTCGTCCCAGTCGACCAGCGTCACCGCGACCCCGGCCTTGCCCTTGCGGCCGGTGCGCCCGATGCGGTGCACGTAGGACTGCTCGTCCTCGGGGATCTGGTAGTTGATGACGTGGGTGACGTCCTCGATGTCGATGCCGCGGGCGGCGACGTCGGTGGCGACCAGCACGTCGATCTCGCCGGTGCGGAACGCCTGCAGCGCCTTCTCGCGGGCGCCCTGGCCGAGGTCGCCGTGCACCGCCGCGGCCTTGAAGCCGCGCTCGGCGAGTTCGTCGGCCACCTTCTGGGCGGTCCGCTTGGTGCGGGTGAAGATCATCGTCGCGCCGCGGCCCTCGGCCTGCAGGATCCGGCTGATCATCTCGACCTTGTCCAGGGCGTGGGCGCGGTAGACGTACTGCTCGGTGGTCGAGTGCACGGCCGACTGGTGCGGCGCCTCCGCCCGGATGTGGGTCGGCTTGTTCATGAAGGTCCGCGCCAGCGTGATGATCGGATCCGGCATGGTCGC
The window above is part of the Mycolicibacterium hassiacum DSM 44199 genome. Proteins encoded here:
- a CDS encoding acid phosphatase, yielding MSVEHHRLLLLRHGETQWSLSGRHTSRTELDLTDTGRDQAMLAGQALAVLQLRDPFVVSSPRRRALTTAELAGLPVHETSPLLAEWDYGDYEGRTTEEIRRAVPDWLVWTHGCPGGESPSQVAERADRAIGYALEHLPDRDVVFVGHGHFSRAVATRWIDLHIGAGIRFAMVAASIAVCGHEHGVRQISALGLTGHRHPCLAS
- a CDS encoding GNAT family N-acetyltransferase, which translates into the protein MTELIRRVRPGDEPELAAMIRELAEFEHAADECRITESQLHTALFGDDPTLFGHIAEVDGSAAAIALWFRTFSTWDGVPGIYLEDLFVRPRFRRRGLARRLLATLARECVDHGYSRLSWAVLDWNVNAIALYDSVGGRPQSEWITYRVSGQQLSALAAESEGP
- a CDS encoding Rv3212 family protein gives rise to the protein MVRPERRTRADVVAAIAIGVVVVVVGVFIWWTSDARATVSRPAAAPLATLPSAEDVPASLRELWRAASPKTTTPVVVGGAVVTGDGRTVEGRDPATGEVAWSYARDRELCGVSWVYQYAVAVYPDRRGCGQVSTIDARTGRRGPARTSYADKHVTLSSDGTAVLSAGENRLELWRSDMVRMLSYGALDAPFKPDVPATPLCRFVSAAASSEAVSVLADCPDEPDLRLTLLRPSDEEDTPNVRVVPQPGIGADSGAKVIAVAGTTTAVYVPTPRPTVHIVDEQGTTTASVPLPRPPAPQSTATYTGDLITWWTGDHVLVFDDDLRYRFMVTPAGADAPLGPGATMAGRLLVPVTGGYDVFDAESGAGERHIPVPRDATAGPVVPAVAGELIVEQRGDRIVALGA
- a CDS encoding DEAD/DEAH box helicase, whose product is MTHLNKTFAELGVRDEIVRALAEDGKVHPFAIQELTMPLALAGDDLIGQARTGMGKTLAFGVPLLQRIADDTERPLTGIPRALVLVPTRELCLQVSGDLAAAARYLRVGDRKFTVTSIYGGRPYEPQIEALQKGVDVGVGTPGRVLDLAQQGHLQLGGLSVLVLDEADEMLDLGFLPDIERILRLIPERRQAMLFSATMPDPIITLARTFMNKPTHIRAEAPHQSAVHSTTEQYVYRAHALDKVEMISRILQAEGRGATMIFTRTKRTAQKVADELAERGFKAAAVHGDLGQGAREKALQAFRTGEIDVLVATDVAARGIDIEDVTHVINYQIPEDEQSYVHRIGRTGRKGKAGVAVTLVDWDELTRWALIDKALGLGCPDPAETYSTSPHLYEELNIPKDAKGRVGPPHRPDAKRVSARSEERPTRTRTRVRRRTLRGKPIGSHPETPAAEQAPTPESAEEKPGSAPRRRRRRRRTTAGAGTPTANSTGGGNGSSTPASGAMAEKAGAATAAAAGG
- a CDS encoding isochorismate synthase, whose product is MTREPSFILATDGGAVVADGIHTAFPVVADAKAALASHSAPIIVGALPFDLTAPAALIRPQSIRFLDALPTWPLRPLPEVTIAEARPETDEHRARISRALRRLRDPDDALQKVVLARTLRLVADGHLDARTVLHRLAGADPTANAFLADLTAAGAAYSGTALVGASPELLVARRGDRVLCAPFAGSAPRHADPETDAASGARLAASAKNRHEHRLVVEAIREALEPVCSELQIAPEPRLDKTAAVWHLYTPITAQLREKSITALDLALRMHPTPAVGGVPAAPAAELIAELEGDRGFYAGAVGWCDRRGDGRWVVSIRCAQLSADRRSALAYSGGGIVADSDPEDELAETTTKFATILTAMGVPT
- a CDS encoding ParA family protein encodes the protein MTRVLAVANQKGGVAKTTTVASLGAAIQQEGRRVLLVDLDPQGCLTFSLGHDPDKLPVSVHKVLLGEVEPDVALVETSEGMSLLPANIDLAGAEAMLLMRAGREYALKRALAKLADRFDVVIIDCPPSLGVLTLNGLTAADDVIVPLQCETLAHRGVGQFLRTIKDVQQITNSELKLLGALPTLYDPRTTHSRDVLLDIADRYGLAVLAPPIPRTVRFAEASASGASVLSARKNKGAEAYRELAAALLAYWEHDKPLPTYSPEL